In Salvelinus namaycush isolate Seneca chromosome 15, SaNama_1.0, whole genome shotgun sequence, a genomic segment contains:
- the LOC120060183 gene encoding radical S-adenosyl methionine domain-containing protein 2-like, translating to MTDRLRLAMSFSTQVVFVKMSLQLCISNIQHILTTVLAWIGVRGPQLRLTSTGKVNLVKVLQKNISQTATTPSSVNYHFTRQCNYKCGFCFHTAKTSFVLPIEEAKRGLQLLKQSGLEKINFSGGEPFLQDRGDFLGKLVQYCKQDLHLPSVSIVSNGSLIREKWFQKYGQYLDILAISCDSFDEDTNQTIGRAQGRKSHLDNLFKVREWCRDYKVAFKINSVINTFNVDEDMRENISELNPVRWKVFQCLLIDGENAGENSLREAKRFVISDQQFQDFLDRHSTISCLVPESNQKMRDSYLILDEYMRFLDCREGRKDPSKSILDVGVEEAIQFSGFDEKMFLKRGGKYVWSKADMRLEW from the exons ATGACAGATAGGTTAAGACTAGCAATGTCGTTCTCTACTCAAGTCGTGTTTGTGAAGATGTCCCTGCAGCTTTGCATAAGTAACATCCAGCATATCTTAACAACTGTCCTGGCATGGATAGGTGTGCGCGGTCCGCAGTTGCGGTTGACATCTACAGGAAAAGTCAATCTAGTGAAGGTGTTGCAAAAGAATATATCTCAAACAGCGACAACTCCGAGCAGTGTCAATTATCATTTTACTCGACAGTGCAATTATAAGTGCGGTTTTTGTTTCCACACGGCAAAAACGTCTTTTGTCCTGCCCATTGAGGAAGCAAAGAGAGGTTTACAGCTTCTGAAGCAATCAG GACTGGAAAAGATTAACTTCTCTGGTGGAGAGCCTTTCTTACAGGACAGAGGTGATTTCTTGGGTAAATTAGTCCAGTACTGCAAACAAGACCTCCATCTCCCAAGTGTCAGTATTGTCAGCAATGGCAGCCTGATCAGAGAGAAGTGGTTCCAGAAATATG GCCAATACCTGGACATTCTGGCCATTTCCTGTGACAGCTTTGATGAGGACACCAACCAGACTATAGGCAGAGCCCAGGGCAGGAAGAGCCACCTTGACAACCTCTTCAAAGTCCGGGAGTGGTGCCGGGACTACAAAGTGGCGTTCAAAATCAACTCTGTGATCAACACCTTCAATGTGGATGAAGACATGAGAGAAAACATTTCTGAACTCAACCCTGTACGCTGGAAG gtgttcCAGTGTCTACTGATCGATGGGGAGAATGCTGGGGAGAACAGTCTGAGGGAGGCAAAGAGGTTTGTCATCAGCGATCAGCAGTTTCAGGACTTTCTGGATAGACACAGCACCATCAGCTGCCTGGTACCTGAATCCAATCAGAAG ATGAGAGATTCCTACCTCATCCTGGATGAATAT ATGCGTTTCCTGGATtgcagagaggggaggaaggatcCATCCAAGTCCATCCTTGATGTTGGCGTGGAGGAGGCCATTCAGTTCAGTGGCTTTGACGAGAAGATGTTCCTAAAGAGAGGAGGGAAATATGTATGGAGCAAAGCTGACATGCGGCTAGAGTGGTGA